TtcacaaaaatgtttaaatacacGGAACCCCAAAAAGTGGCATTGGGAATGGATgaaaacatgacacaaaaatatgccTACTACATACCAGTGGCAGAAACTCtgaagagctttttacagtCACATTTAGGGAGGAATACACAGTCACAACAGTTTGGAGATCCAGATGTAGAGGTTTTTACGGATTTATATGATGGacaaaatttcaaatttcacCAGTTCTTTAATGAAAACTCTGAAAGCCTAAAACTGATTTTGTACCAAGATTCATTTGAAATTGTGAATCCCCTGGGTTCTGCTAAAAAGACGCACAAAGTTCTTGCAGTCTATCTTTCATTAGCAAATTTACCCATTCATTTGCGTTCAAATACTGATAATATGTTTTTAGTCTTGTTGTGTGTTGAGAATGACCTTAAGCGTTTTGGAATAGCCAAAGTTTTCTCAGAGTTGTTGGCAGATCTGAAATCCTTGGAGACAGATGGAATAAATGTAGATGGAGAAACAGTAAAAGGGGGTCTTTACTGCATTGCTGGGGATAACTTGGGTTCTCATTGCATAGGTGGGTTCACAGAGAACTTCAGCCGCTCTCAATATTTTTGCAGGTACTGTGAAATCACAAGAAGTGAGTTTGAGGCTGATCCGAATGCCTGTGGTCCTCCACGCACCCCAGAGACGTATGACACGGCTGTTGCTGATCTCCAGGCTGAAAACCTCGAAAGCGTCAGAGGAATAAAGGTAAACTCTATCTTTAATACCCTTGAGTCTTTTCACGTTTCCCAGCCTGGTCTCCCGCCTTGTTTAGGTCATGACCTCTTTGAAGGAGTCTTGTCATATGATCTAGCACTGTACCTGAAGAacattataaaaaagaaaaaatggttCACATACTCACTCTTAAACAGGCGCATCAAACAGTTTAAGTACAAAGGATCTGAATCACTCACAAAACCATGTGCTGTCAACCCTGACGGAGCCAAGTTATCAGGGCAAGCCATTCAAAACTGGAACCTTTTGAGATTGCTACCAGTTTTGATTGGTGACAAAGTGCAAGACCATGAGGATGAAGTATGGCAGTTAGCTCTTCAGCTAAAAGACATTGTGGATCTTATTTGTGCTCAGAACATTTCCTTGTCCCAGATAGCATATCTTGACTTTTTGATCCAAGAATATTTGGAGTTGAGAAAGATGTTGTTTCCTGAAATTAAACTAAAACCCAAGCACCACTATTTGCGCCATTATTCAGCACTGTTCTTGAAATTTGGTCCATTGATTAGGTTATGGACGCTTAGGTTCGAGAGTAAGCACAGTTATTTTAAAAGATGTGCTAGACACTTGAAAAACTTCAGAAACATTTGTCAAACTTTGTCAGAGCGTCATCAGATGTATCAGGCATATCTTTTAGCTGGGCAAGAATGCAGTAAACTACTGCAAGTGAAGAACAGCTGTGCGTTTTATCCCAACCTCTACAGTGACACTATTAAACATGCAGTCAGGGAGTTAGCCTTTTCAGAAAGCGATACCACAGTTACCACAGACATTCAGTACAAGGGCACTGCATATAAAAAAGGACAGTTTCTTGTGTACAGAAATGATGAGTATATGGAGTTTGGTGAACTTCTACTCATCTTGATTCAAAATGACACATCTGTGTATGTTTTGATGGATATCCATAAAGGCATCTTCCTCTCAGAATACCATCTGTATTCTGTGACAACGGACAGTCTTGGGTTACAGTGTATCAACATTAATGACCTGGCCGATTTCTATCCTTTGGTATCATACATTCTTGATGGATACCAAGTCATTCCACTAAAACATAGTATTGTGGCAAAATAAAGTCCAATTAAAGCTCACAGTGTTAACTGATGCATGTCCCTGTTTGGTTAagtgtatgtactgtatattttttctgttctgtCTGAAGGTGGCATTTCTTCTTCAGTGCAAATATGAGTGACTCAGAGCGAACCTTCCTAGATGTCGCCATCATGGAAGTCCTACCAGAACTTCcagcagtaaacaaaaacatcctgGAAGAGCACTTGCAGTCCATTGGAGTCGAGACGTATGATGATCTACGCTTCATAAAGGAGGCTGATTTGATGACAACATTAAGACCTGTACAAGCCAGAAAGCTTCTTTCCGTTTGGAAACGGAAATGTAAGTAAAAacaccacacaacacacaactaTTCAAAATCAAAAGCAGACATGGACATATTGTAATATTGTACTGTGTGAATCAtgatctcattttttttttttttttgtaatttaaagaCCAAACTCCTGAGAACAGCTCACTATCATCTGTGGAATCCTCACCTACCCAATTGCTGTCATCGCTCTCTGTTTCACCCGGAAGTTCATCGTCAACCTCCTCCAGCAGCCCAAGACTTGACACACAGTGGGAAGACAACTTTGAAATTCCATGGAGTACATTTCCTGAGGAAGTGATGCATTCTTTGGAGAGGGGAAAAAGGCCAGGCCCTAAACTGAGGAGGCAAATGGTCCGGATTGTTGTGACTGAGATGATGAAAAAATGCCCTCATGTAGGTAAAAAGCATTCAACTGACGTTGCAAAAAAAATGGTGGCAAAATACCCCAAATCCCTACAAGATGTAATAGAGGGCGATGTTGTCGGAACAGGCTACCATTCCCTTGTCAAGCAGTTgcagaacagaatagaaaatGTGAGGCGCACTTCAACAcccaaaataagaaaaagaaaacatcagactGACTCAGACCACACAGACGAGATCCCATTAGAAGAGAGAGCAGCAATGCAGGACACTTACGGATGCATTAAATGGAATGTGAAATTTCTGCCCCTTGAAGAAACTCAAGAGAGCCAGCAGCAAAAGATGGAAAAACTCAAGGTGATGTTCCAACACTCTGATGCCAATCCAGAGGAGGTAAAATGTCTGATGAAGTCCACTTTTTACACACAGCGTCAACATGTCAACCAGGGAAAAAGTATCAAATGCCTTAGAGAGGAGTGGCCGTTTTGGTTTGATGAACTTGGCATGTCAGTCCACTTCAAGGAACTCACTGGGATTGACCTCAAAGAGACATTCACACGAAATTTGGATTTGAAGGGAAAAAGGCTTCTCGACTACATGACCACAGTTTGTGTCAGCAAGAGCAAGAAGTTCCTTCAGAATTATGCAAGGCTTCAGAGGATGCGGGGACAGCAGAGTGGCTGCTCAGATGATGTGATACAGATGCTCCTGCTTCTGCTCAGCTACTTCGATGAGAAGGAGGAGTCCATGTTCTTCCATGTCGAAGATACATGTCTGGCAGAAGAGGTCCAACTGGAGCAAGTGCCTCTGACACCCGCTGTTATTGTCTGTGGTAAGTCTGtttcaaatatcttttttttattgcactgtTTATAGAATTTGTCATGTGAGTGCAGCGCTTATTAATATAACCAggctgtttttttgttaataGGACAGTCCTGCTATTCCTCAACAAGGTACATGCTGAGTCTGGATCGGAACCTTATCAACACAAACATCTCCTCCTTCATTTCTGCATTGTGCCTCATGTTCGGGAGCTACTACTGTTTCAACATCCATTATCCATCTGAGCTGGCTTCAACTCTGGAGTTTCTTCAAAGGTGAGTAAACATGGCTTACTCATTTCTCAGACCTGGACTCGGACCTGGGACTCTGGGACCTGGAGTCTGGCTCTGAGGTCCCGGTCGTAACCCTTTGGTGCAGGTCCATTCAAATATTGTTCCTCCAGGAACGAAGGCGTTGTAGTTATGAAACTTAACCAAACGAAATATGCCTTTTACATTCATCACTAAAACCTATCCAATCAAAATCCAAAGTCTGGAAAGTTTTTGTatgtgattggttgtttttatcTGTCAATATTACTCTGTTAGCTCACACGAACATACACGCAGAGCAAGCACATTTTAGCTCTCAAACTATCAAAGTAATGACGGAAGGAGTACTAACAGTGAGACAAGCAGTCTTCCCAGTGCAAAAGAATTTGATTTTGTGCAAGGAATTACAAGAAGAAATGCTTAATATGCTTTAATGTGCTTTTATTCTACAGGTGTTTTTTCTCAATGAACCCAGAAAAAGGAACCAAAGTAGAGAATAAAAACTCCAAGCGTCGTCTCAACGTGAACCCACGAGTCCTCAGCCTGATACAGGAACTCTCCGATCACGAGTGGCGTCAAGCCTAAATATGGACTCTTTCTGTGGACTCTGGCTGTTTGTTTGAGAAGAGGTAGTGTTTTCGCTTTGTTAAATCCACAATGTGTATTATGGTAATTAAGGCACAATATGTAatttctgttttaaagtcttaatGGTGCACTATGTAACTTTTTCTATACCTTAACAAACAGACATGTTTAACAGATCTGACCTGTAACTTTGGTCAAGTTTTATGCCATACTGTGGAACATTCCAGACAGGGAGAGTGTGGGTTGTTGTTGTGAATTGGGTTGTTTTGCACCTGGCACTTAAACTTTGTGACAAAAATGTCCAGATTTAAAGAGGCTAATCTTCTGGACTATTTCAACTTTGATTCAGTCATAGTTAAAATAACCATTACATGTAGGTTCTTTGCATGTTGTAtacgtttaaaaaaaatgctcccAATTGTTTTATGCCATATACTGTGGAACATTCCAGACAGGGAGAGTTTGGGTTGTTGTTGTGCACCTGGCACTTAAATGTCCAGATTTAAAGAGGCTAATCTTCTGGAGTATTTCTACCTTGATTCAGTCATAGTTAAAATAACCATTACATGTAGGTTCTTTGCATGTTGTatacgtttaaaaaaaaatgctcccAATTGTTTTATGCCATATACTGTGGAACATTCCAGACTGGGAGAGTTTGGGTTGTTGTTGTGCACCTGGCACTTAAATGTCCAGATTTAAAGAGGCTAATCTTCTGGAGTATTTCTACCTTGATTCAGTCATAGTTAAAATAACCATTACATGTAGGTTCTTTGCATGTTGTAtacgtttaaaaaaaatgctcccAATTGTTTTATGCCATATACTGTGGAACATTCCAGACAGGGAGAGTTTGGGTTGTTGTTGTGCACCTGGCACTTAAATGTCCAGATTTAAAGGGGCTAATCTTCTGGAGTATTTCTACCTTGATTCAGTCATAGTTAAAAGAACTTCTTTGCATGTTgtattcattgaaaaaaaatgcatccaGTTGTTTACAACTGTTGACGATGATGTTAAATAAATGCCCCTAAAGTGATATTTTCCTCTCTTGTCTTTTCTCAAgatgtatttttgtatgttttggtgTAGGCGTAGTAGAAATAATTTTGCAGGTTTATAAGTACATTTTACATAATAACTtgattattaaaacataaaaatacagcATATTATGAATAAATTTTATGTATAATATACAGAATAGCTCCATTTAAAATGGAAAGTTTTGCTGTTGTTCTACCAGTTCaaattagttttttgtttgataTTTCCCTGttaattttatcatttattgaTGCACAATAAGCAATTATTACATGTAAAAAATACAGGAAATGGTCTATTTATATACAACACCGTTATGcaaaattaacacattttttttgtagacGTAACAGTTTTTTAATGTGATTCAGACGTAATTTCATTCACTGTAAATCAATTTACATATTTCGTCTGTAAAGTTATCTACtgtgctgttgtattttttacaggAATTCTCTGGTAACCACAGCTGCCAGCGTTTTActgtaaaaacaacagtttttttattacagtgtggttactgcttcttcttctgctgcatctgcttcttcttcacctccccTCCATTTTATGGCAGGTTGCAACCAGCGTGAAGTACCACTACTGCCCCCATATGAACTGGTATGTTACAGGGTATTACTGAATGcttgttttaagacaaatatcaatatttacttttcttttaaagtgttttttagaCGGTTATTGTCAGTTTTGGTACATTCTGACAACCCAAGTTTGAAATGCCTCATACAGCAGCAGAAATGTATGTTTAGGGTCTATgctctgacctcatcactcctcagtTTTATTTCTACATGCAGAAACTGAGAAGTCATAAGATAGTATATCAAACCATagccagagcctgcaggtggatgttgAGGAGGCGGTGGAGCCGAGAGTTGCACAGCACAGGTGCAGGTAAGAGGGAGAGACCTGAAATCTTGATATCTTTGTCCTGTGATTGTAAGAATGATGCATGTTAAGTGTGAAATCAGTGGAGCTCAAGCTGCATGCTTAAATTAGCACAACAGTGCCACTTCATTACTCAAAATGTTGCATATTGCTGTATAAATATGATCAAACTACCAAAATGTGCAGTAAACGATCGTTTTGTTTGGCTCTGGAGGATGAAGGATCTCCAGGGCTGCTTCAAAGCTAATTTAGTGACAATCTGGCTCTGCTTCTTTTAGAACTGCAAAACTGCACAAGCCTCCAAGGGGACACCAGCAACAACACTTTAACTCCTCTTTAACCATATGGTAAGGGATTATGGACctgcacaaaaaaatgaaagcaataAATGTTACTGTGGATAAGATTCGACCGAGCAGACCATATTCTGGGGaacaaaatgcacaaaaagaGTGCAATCTGAGTCCATGACACCACTGAGGTACCCTCAGCAGGGAGGAGGGAGCGACTTTATATCTAAACATTCAGTGAATGTCCAGTTTGAGTGCCAGAGGAGCCACAGAGGAGCAGGGTGTAACAGCTCCCAGCCCAGTCACACAGACCAGGAAtgttctgctgtttgtgtgtgtgtgagctggagacaAAGAGGCACGAACAACAgaactttaaatatttaaagacacCCAGACTGAAAAAGACTGCAAACATACAGGCATGAGATATATACAGATGCATGAGGGCAGCGTGTTGCATAAGAATGCACACTGTTGGATATAGATGTGGCCATCAGCGCTGCAAGGGGGGTCATAAAAAACTCACAGGAGCTATTTAATTTCCAAGCTATAACATTGGCTGGTGATAGGCAGGTGTAAAAAATATTGCTTTTGAATAGTTTTTATAACTCTTCAGAATATCATAAGATCAAGGAACCTTTCCACAGATCCTTCAGTCCATGACTAAAACACTTACAAGGATGCCAGTTTGGCTTCGCAGCTGATTCATGTGCCTCGTGTACAAAGGCTACTGAAAAAGCTTTCTTTGATGATGCCGCTGGAGCAGAGAACTACTCTGTGGTGTCCAATGCAGGTTTgaagatttattaaacaaaaccAAGGGATCAGGTCAATGGTTTCAGAGGTGTGGACGTGGATGTGGATGATTGTTTCTATGCACAAAATGAGAAAGGAAATGTTACAAATCGAAATGAACAAtgtcatataataataatgtttatatAAGTCAGATATAAGGTTTAACTTACATCAAGAATGCATCCACTTCAGGGAATTTTCTTTGAAACCACATGGCATAAACAAAGGAACACAAGAATCACTCTGACACATGCCAGGTTTGGCGGGAAAGGAAAGATAAAAGGCTTGGGTGCAGGCTTTTGTGATGTTGGGAAAGTGGCTTTGGTTGGTCAGGTGtgaccagggcccgtatgcacgtccagccaaacgggccgtttgtactatccatccatccgttatcttgactgcttatcccgttaggggtcacggggggctggagcctatcccagctgacttcgggtggaaggcagggacaggtcgccaacctatcacagggctaacacagagagaccattcaggcacacactcacacctatgggcaatttagagcatgtttttggactgtgggaggaagccggagtacccggagagaacccaagcatgcacggggagaacatgcaaactccacacagaagggCACCCACCcgaccggggattcgaaccaggaaccctctagctgtgaggcaacagtgctacccactgcaccaccatgcagcccccgtttgtactaatggtgaaaaaaaacattgattagcggtatgcatgagccaggttaacgccccaacgaagcattacatttaatggaggtagaccccaccattacaggtgctaacggcaggattacggcacctgttaggctgttgaaaggatggaggacatcgtgcttatgcgttACCGTTTAAGACAAAATATGCAAAGgcaacagatatttagggatcgaagGAATCCTTTGGAAAATTATGACGATGTctaaatatacagcaaatttagatttagcagacacaacataattcttaggtagCTCGTAATTTTTAGGTCTTCTGCTGTGCGCTCAGaagcaacacacacatttacccggttcaagatcttaagccaaactttccctttctccttgtttgtta
The Notolabrus celidotus isolate fNotCel1 chromosome 7, fNotCel1.pri, whole genome shotgun sequence DNA segment above includes these coding regions:
- the LOC117815324 gene encoding uncharacterized protein LOC117815324 isoform X1, encoding MSDSERTFLDVAIMEVLPELPAVNKNILEEHLQSIGVETYDDLRFIKEADLMTTLRPVQARKLLSVWKRKYQTPENSSLSSVESSPTQLLSSLSVSPGSSSSTSSSSPRLDTQWEDNFEIPWSTFPEEVMHSLERGKRPGPKLRRQMVRIVVTEMMKKCPHVGKKHSTDVAKKMVAKYPKSLQDVIEGDVVGTGYHSLVKQLQNRIENVRRTSTPKIRKRKHQTDSDHTDEIPLEERAAMQDTYGCIKWNVKFLPLEETQESQQQKMEKLKVMFQHSDANPEEVKCLMKSTFYTQRQHVNQGKSIKCLREEWPFWFDELGMSVHFKELTGIDLKETFTRNLDLKGKRLLDYMTTVCVSKSKKFLQNYARLQRMRGQQSGCSDDVIQMLLLLLSYFDEKEESMFFHVEDTCLAEEVQLEQVPLTPAVIVCGQSCYSSTRYMLSLDRNLINTNISSFISALCLMFGSYYCFNIHYPSELASTLEFLQRCFFSMNPEKGTKVENKNSKRRLNVNPRVLSLIQELSDHEWRQA
- the LOC117815324 gene encoding uncharacterized protein LOC117815324 isoform X2, translating into MSDSERTFLDVAIMEVLPELPAVNKNILEEHLQSIGVETYDDLRFIKEADLMTTLRPVQARKLLSVWKRKYQTPENSSLSSVESSPTQLLSSLSVSPGSSSSTSSSSPRLDTQWEDNFEIPWSTFPEEVMHSLERGKRPGPKLRRQMVRIVVTEMMKKCPHVGKKHSTDVAKKMVAKYPKSLQDVIEGDVVGTGYHSLVKQLQNRIENVRRTSTPKIRKRKHQTDSDHTDEIPLEERAAMQDTYGCIKWNVKFLPLEETQESQQQKMEKLKVMFQHSDANPEEVKCLMKSTFYTQRQHVNQGKSIKCLREEWPFWFDELGMSVHFKELTGIDLKETFTRNLDLKGKRLLDYMTTVCVSKSKKFLQNYARLQRMRGQQSGCSDDVIQMLLLLLSYFDEKEESMFFHVEDTCLAEEVQLEQVPLTPAVIVCGCFFVNRTVLLFLNKVHAESGSEPYQHKHLLLHFCIVPHVRELLLFQHPLSI